The genome window AGCTATGCTTGAAGTTTTAGATCCGGAGCAAAACAAACACTTCGAAGATCACTATATAGACTTAGCATTTGATTTATCTAAAGTATTTTTTGTGGCAACTGCCAATGATTTGAGAAATGTTTCAGCACCGCTTAGAGATAGGATGGAAATATTAAATTTATCTTCGTATACAGAATTTGAAAAAGTACATATTGCTCAAAATTACTTATTAAAACAAGCTAAAAAAGAAAATGGACTTGATAAAATTGAAGTGAAGATTTCTGACAAAGTTTTATTTAAATTAATAGATGAATACACAAGAGAGGCAGGAGTTAGAAATTTAAAAAGAGAGATTGTTAACATCTGTAGAAAGCTTGCAAGAGAAGTTGTAGAAAAAGATATTAAGAAATTTAATATAAAAGCTAATGACTTAGAAAAATATTTAGGTAAAGCTAAATTTAGACCTGAAAAAACAAAAAAAGCTATCGGGAAAGTTGGAGTTGTAAATGGACTTGCTTGGACTGCTGTAGGTGGGGTAACACTTGATGTTCAAGGTGTAGATGTTGCAGGAAAAGGAGATGTTACTCTTACAGGAACTTTAGGGAATGTAATGAAAGAGTCTGCACAAGTTGCAATGACTTATGTAAAAGCAAATTTAAAGAAATATACTCCTAAAGATGAAAATTTCTTTAAAGATAGAAATATACATCTACATTTTCCAGAAGGAGCAACACCTAAAGATGGACCTTCGGCAGGTATAACTATAACTACTGCAATAATATCAGTTCTTATGAATAGAAAGGTAAGACAGGATATCGCTATGACAGGCGAGATAACAATAACAGGAGAAGTTTTAGCTATTGGTGGAGTTAGAGAAAAAGTTATAGGTGCTCATAGAGCTGGAATTAAAGAAGTTATTTTACCTGATGATAATAGAAAAGATGTGGATGAAATCCCGGAAGAATTGAAATCTATAATGAAAATATACTTTGCTAGAACTTATGATGATGTAGCAAAACTTGTTTTTACAAAATAAAAAAGAGGTTAATTATGAAAATTAAAAAAGCAGATTTTGTTAAATCGGCAGTTTATGAAAAAGATTATCCGGAGGAATTAAATAAATTAGAATTTGCTTTTGTAGGAAGATCAAATGTTGGAAAGTCTTCACTTATAAACAGTTTAACATCAAGGCTAAAACTTGCAAGAACAAGTAAAACGCCGGGGAGAACTCAGCTTATAAATTATTTTTTAATCAATGATGAATTTTATATAGTTGATTTACCTGGTTATGGTTTTGCAAAAGTTCCCAAAGAGATGAAAAAACAATGGGGACAGACAATGGAAAGATATATCACTAGTAAAAGAAAAAAATTAATTTTTGTTTTACTGGATATAAGAAGAGTTCCGAGTGATGAAGACATAGAGATGTTAAAGTGGCTTGAATATAATGATATGAATTATAAAATTATCTTTACAAAGATAGATAAACTTTCAAATAATGAGAGGTTTAGACAGTTAAAAGAGATAAGAACAAGATTAGTTTTTGAAAATGAAGATGTACTTTTTCATTCTTCACTTACAAACAAAGGAAGAGAAGAAATTTTAAACTTTATGGAAAATGAACTGAGCAAGGAGTTAAAAAATGAATGAATTAGATAAAAATTATTCACCTAATGAAATAGAAGAGAAGTGGTATAGAATATGGGAGGATTCCAAATATTTTGCTGCAAGCTTAGATGAAACTAAGGAAAATTACTCTATAGTTATACCACCACCTAATGTCACAGGGATTTTACACATGGGGCATATTTTAAATAATTCTATTCAAGATACATTGGTTAGGTATAATAGAATGACAGGGAAAAACACTCTATGGATGCCGGGTTGTGATCATGCAGGGATAGCAACTCAAAATAAAGTTGAAAGAAAACTGGCAGAACAAGGCTTAAAAAAAGAGGATATAGGCAGAGAAAAATTCATAGAGATGACTTGGGAATGGAAAGAAAAATATGGAGGAATAATAACAAAACAACTTAGGAAGTTGGGAGCTTCACTTGATTGGGATAGAGAAAGATTTACTATGGATGAAGGACTTTCTCATGCTGTCAGACAAATTTTTGTTCATTTATATAATGATGGACTTATTTATCAAGGTGAGTACATGGTCAATTGGTGTCCTTCTTGTGGAACTGCTCTTGCTGATGATGAGGTAAACCATGAAGAAAAAGATGGGCATCTATGGCATTTAAAATATCCGGTTAAAGACTCAGATGAATATATAGTAATAGCAACATCAAGACCGGAAACAATGCTTGCCGATGTAGCTGTTGCTGTTCATCCAGAAGATGAAAGATACAGACACTTAGTGGGGAAAACATTAGTTCTACCTTTGGTTGGAAGAGAAATTCCAATCATAGCTGATGAGTATGTTGAAAAAGAATTTGGAACAGGAGCTTTAAAAATAACTCCTGCTCACGATCCCAATGATTTTAACTTAGGAAAAAAATATAAGTTGCCTATAATAAATATGCTTACTCCGGATGGTAAAATAACAGTTGATTATCCAAAATATGCAGGTTTTGATAGATTTGAAGCTAGAAAAGTTATAGAGAAAGATTTAGAAGAACAAGGATATTTAGTAAAAAAAGAACATCTTCACCATGCTGTCGGAGGCTGTTATAGATGTGAAACTGTAATAGAGCCAAGAATATCACAGCAATGGTTTGTAAGAATGCAACCTCTTGCTGAAAAAGCCCTTGAAGTTGTCAGAAATGGAAAAATTAAAATTATTCCTAAGAGAATGGAAAAAATTTATTATAATTGGTTAGAAAATATCAGAGATTGGTGTATTTCAAGGCAAATTTGGTGGGGACATAGAATACCTGCCTGGTATGGACCGGATCAAAAATTATTTGTTGCAATAGATGAAAATGAAGCAAAGAAACAGGCTAAGGTTCATTATGGACATGAAGTGGAATTGAAGCAAGAAGAAGATGTTTTAGACACTTGGTTTTCATCTGCTCTTTGGCCATTTTCAACTATGGGATGGCCGGAAAAAACAAAAGAATTGGATTTATTCTATCCGACAAATACACTTGTAACAGGAGCGGATATAATATTTTTCTGGGTTGCTAGAATGATAATGTTTGGTTTGTATGAATTAAAACAAATACCTTTTAAAAATGTTTTTTTCCATGGTATAGTAAGAGATGAAATTGGTAGAAAAATGTCAAAATCTTTAGGAAATTCTCCTGATCCACTTGACTTAATAAAAGAATTTGGTGTGGATGCTATAAGATTTTCTATGATATATAATACCTCTCAAGGGCAGGATGTACATTTCTCAACTGACCTTCTAGGAATGGGAAGAAACTTTGCAAATAAGATATGGAATGTAGCGAGATTTGTTCTTATGAATCTTGAAGACTTCGATATTAATTCAGTTGATAAGAATAATTTAGATTTTGAACTTGTTGATAAGTGGATAATTTCAAAGTTAAATAAAGCAGCAAAAGAAGTTAAAGAATATTTAGAAAAATTTGAGCTTGATAATGCTGCAAAATCAGTTTATGAGTTTTTAAGAGGAGATTTCTGTGATTGGTATGTAGAAATTGCTAAAATTAGACTTTATAATAATGATGAAGAGAAGAGGATATCTAAATTAACTGCTCAATATATGTTATGGACAATTTTAGAAGCTGGAATGAGATTACTTCACCCATTTATGCCTTTTATAACAGAAGAAATATGGCAAAAAATTAAAGTTGATGGGAATACAATAATGCTTCAAAAATATCCTGTTGCAGAGGAAAATCTTATAAATAGTGAAATTGAGAAATCTTTTGAGTACATAAAAGAGGTGGTATCATCACTGAGAAATATAAGGGCAGAAAAGGGAATTTCACCTGCAAAAGCAGCCAAAGTAATCATTGTAAGTTCTAATGCTGAAGAATTAGATACACTTCAAAAAAATGAGCTTTTTATAAAAAAATTAGCTAATTTAGAAAGTTTAACTTATGGAGCTGACATAGATGCTCCTAGTCAAAGCTCTTTAAGAGTGGCAGGTTCTTCATCAGTGTATATGATATTGACAGGACTTTTAAATAATGAAGCGGAAATAAAGAAAATAAATGAACAGCTTGCAAAATTGGAAAAAGAGTTGGAACCTGTAAATAGAAAACTGGCTGATGAAAAATTTACTTCTAAAGCTCCACAGCACATAATTGACAGAGAACTTAGAATTCAAAAAGAGTATCAGGATAAAATTGAAAAATTAAAAGAAAATTTAAAAAGTTTTCAGTAGTTTATAAGAATTGAGGTTGTTGTAAATATATAGAATAAGTAATGCAACAACCTTTATTTTTTTGGCTATACTGTTATGACTTAATTTTGATAAATGCTACCTAGGGGAAATACAAATTTTCTATTGACAAAATAAAAAAAATTGTTATAATAAAATAGTGATGATTAGAAAAATAGCTCTTTTCAGATTATTTATTATAATGATATGCGGGAATAACTCAGTTGGTAGAGTGTAACCTTGCCAAGGTTAATGTCGCGAGTTCGAGCCTCGTTTCCCGCTCCATAAAATTTAAAAAATTTATTTTATGATTCCAGATTAGTTCTGGCTTTTTTTCTTTATTAGAAAATATAATTTTAAAGTTTTTGGAATAGCTTGTATAAATATAGAATTTTAATTTAAAAAATAAAAAAATCCCTCCATTTTTTGTGGAAGGATTTTTTTTAAAAGCACTTATTTATTTTTTAGGTAGTCTGTATGGTCCTAAATTTAAACCATATTGTAAGGCAGCTCTTATCTTTCCTTTTCTTACTGTTGCACCGGCAGTTTCAATTTCTTTCTCATTATATAATGTAGGTAGTACATCTTGAATTTTCTTTCCAGTAATTTCTTCAAGAGTTTTTAAATAACCGCCATTTTTAGCAACAAATTCATCTTCTTTTAGCCAATCATGACCTTTGTAGCTAAGTGCTCTAAAAGTTGCCTTAGTTATCACATCATCTTTTAAGTCAAATTGAACTTCAACTTCAGTATCTTGCCTAGAAATATAAAGTCCTCTATATGTTCCATCTGCATATTGTCCTGCTAAAGCTGCAACAGAACTTAAAAGAAATAAACCAAATAAAAATTTTTTCATTTTTATCAACCTCCCTAAGTTTTATGTATATTTATTTTACATAAAACTTATTCATAAGTCAATAATTTTTAAAATCAAAATAATATATTTTCTAAATTTTGTTTTAGCTTTTCTAATGCCTTAGCTCTATGACTTATTTTATTTTTTATTTCAGGCATTTCAGCCAATGTTTTTTTGTATTCTTCAACATAGAAATGAGGATCATAGCCAAAACCTGTATCTCCTCTCGCTTCATCTATTATTTCACCATTTATTTCACCATAAAAAGAATACACTTTTCCATCAGGTTTAGCTAAGCTTATTACTGAAACAAATTTTGCATTTCTATTCCCTATACCTTTCAGGTTTTTTATTAACTTTTCATTATTTGCCTTATCAGTTCCAGCTTCACTATATCTGGCAGAGTAAACACCCGGCTCTCCATTTAAGGCTTCTACACATAGACCAGAATCATCAGATATAGTTATCATATTTAAAAATTTTGCAATTTCGAGAGCTTTTTTCTGTGAATTTTCTTCAAAGCTCTTTCCATCTTCTATAACATTCGGTATATTAAGACCATCTTTTATTGATAAAATTTCTATATTTTTTACTTCTGAAAAAATTGCCTTTATTTCATCTATTTTATGACTATTTCCTGTTGCTAAAAAAATTTTCATTTTATTCACCTATTATTTTATTTTGCAATTCAATTATTCTACTGATACTATTTTGAGCTAAATCTAAAAGAGCGTTTAATTCTTTTCTAGTATAGGTACTTTCCTCTCCTGTACCTTGGACCTCTATAAATTCACCATTTTTATTCATTATAACATTCATATCAACTTCAGCTAAGAAATCTTCTGTGTATTTTAAATCCGACATTAATTCACCATTAACTCTTCCTACACTAATAGCAGCAACATTTGAGATGATAGGATTTTCTGTTAATATTCCTTCAGCTATAAGTTTTTTTATAGCTAATGCTAAGGCAATAAATCCACCTGTTATAGATGCTGTTCTTGTTCCACCATCAGCTTGAATAACATCACAGTCAATAATTATTAATCTCTCCCCTAGTTTTTCTAAATCTATTGAAGCTCTTAAAGCCCTACCTATAAGCCTTTGTATTTCAACTGTTCTTCCACCTAATTTTCCTTTACTTGCCTCTCTAGTATTTCTTTCATTTGTTGCCCTTGGTAACATAGAGTATTCAGCTGTTACCCATCCCTTTCCACTACCTCTTAGAAATTGGGGAACTCTATCTGAAACAGAAGCAGTACAAATGACCTTTGTGTTTCCAGCCTCTATAAGTACAGAACCTTCAGCATATATATTTATCCCTTTAGCTATTTTAATTTCTCTTTCTTGCTCCAATTTTCGTCCGTCTTCTCTTAACAATTTAGTTACTTCCTTTCATATTATTTAAACTCTATTATTTTTTTATTATACTTTTTTTATATTTTTTTTGCAAATTTATAATATTAAATTAATATTCTTTATAAAAAAGCTATTGTATTTTAAATCAACTTTACAATAGCTCTTCTTTTAAAGAAAATAAAATTATTACTTATAGAAATTATTTCTTTGTTTCTTAAGTTTCTTAGATAAGAAAATAGTACATACTGAAAATATTAAAATACTTATAGTCAATACTATCCAATATTCTATTAAGTAATTTCTAGCCCATTCAATTTTAAGAATATTTTTGAATATATTCATAAAAGTTTCTGAAAATTTTATACCGGGGTTCTCCTTTAAAAGATTTTTTGTTAAGTTTAAAACTTCAGATAAATATATTGAAAAGTAAGAAAAAATAATTGATAGCAAAATACCAAATACTGATAGTTCAAATTTATTAGATACATTAAATTTACTTTTTTTAAATTTGTTATTTTGTTCATCTTTAGCCCAAATATCTTGTTCCAATTTTTCTTTTTTATTATTTTTTAATGATTTTTCTAGATAATTAGCATATGCTGTACCTAATATGATTAATACCAGTGTAGAAAAAGGAACATAAAATGAATATTTATTATACTGGGCAACTATATAAGATAAATACGTTACAATTATAAAGGTTAAAAATGAGCCTAAAAAAGTAAAAACTTTAGAATTATTTTTTTCTAATGAAATAAATTTTTCCATTTTTAATCACAATTCCTATTATTTTGTGCCTAAAGAACTAATGATTGTTTCTAGTAAGTTTACTCTGTGTATAAGAGCTTTTTGACCTAAAGATAAAATAATATTTCCAGCTTTATCTTGAACTACAATTGAACCTGAAGATACAAAAATTTTATATTTATCCCAATCATATTTTTCATTATCAAAAATAATACTTTCTTTAGAAACTTTTATTTTTAATGCTTGTTCTAATTTTTTTTCAACATATCTTTTTTTACCCAATCCCAATATAGGTTTTTTAGGATTATTAAATAAAAATTCCACTGTTTCACCATTTTCAATTCTTTTCATTACTTCTGAATAGTTGGCATCTACAAAATCTTTTTGAAATAAATTGAAAGAATTTGGTGAGTAGCCTGTAGCAGGAATGAATTGCCAAGGACCATTATTGTGTTTAAACTTAATATCTATAAATGAATTAGCCTTATTAGGAGCAGGAGTGAAAAAATAATCTAAATTTTTATATAAAATTTTTTCACCATTTTTCCCTATACGGAAACCGTCATCAAAGTAGTATATATTAGGATATAGCCTAGATAGCAAATATGGCAAACCAAAAGCTAAGAAACTTAAAATTAAGATGGATATTAAGACAAAAATAAGATATTTTATTCCAGCAGCAGAATATCCTCTTTGAAAATCCCTTATATAAAATATTACAAGCCTTAATAGAAAAAATGTAAATAAAGAAAAGCAACCAAGTATCAAAATTTTTATATAAAGTCTCTTCCCTTCAATTTGTTTAATTTTTCCTTCACTGTTCATTTTTATCACTCCTATCGAATAAATAATTTTGTAATTTATTATATCATATTATAAGATAGTTTCAATAACTAAATAAATAAAAGATAATATCTTTTATTTTTTAAAATATATAAATAATTATATTTTATATATTATTATCGAATATATAAGCCTATAAAAATATTAGTTCTGGAAAATATATATTAACTCATGGCAGTTTTTGATTATAAAAAGAGAATTTTTTAATTGATTTATTTAAAATAATGTTATAAAATGAAAAATAAAAGGAGGAAAAATAATGGAAAAAATTCTTTTGAAAAATGCTAAAATTGTCATGTTCAATAAAATATTTAATGGAGATATTTTATTGAATAATTCAAAGATTGAAAAAATAGATGAAAAAATAATTAATAAAAATTATAGAGAAGTTGATTTGGAAGGAAGGTATCTTGGACCTGCTTTTATTGATGTACATATACATGGTGCCGATGGTGCTGATGCAATGGATTCAACTGAAGTAGCTCTTAGAAAAATTTCTTCATATCTTGTAAAAGAGGGGACTGCAAATTTCTTAGCTACCACTCTTACAAGTGCAAAAGAGGATTTGAAAAAAGTTTTAAAAATAACAGGTGAATTACAAAATCAAGATATTGAAGGAGCTAATATTTTTGGTGTACATATGGAGGGACCGTATTTTTCTGTTGAATATAAAGGAGCACAGAATGAAAAATATATGAAAGATGCTAAAATTTCTGAAATAGATGAATATCTTAGGATAAAAGAAGGGCTTATAAAGATGTTTTCTATTTCTCCTCACAGTGAAGAAAATTTGCAGGCTATCAAATATTTGGTTTCAAAAGGTGTTGTAGCTTCTGTAGCACACAGCACAGCTACGTATGAAGAAGTAGAGAAAGCCGTTTCTTATGGTTTAAGCCATGCAACCCATACTTTTAATGCAATGAAAGGTTTTACACACAGGGAACCAGGTGTTGTCGGAGCTGTTTTTAATTTTGATGAAATTATGGCAGAGGTAATTTTTGATAAGTTTCATGTTCATCCCGAAGCAGTGAGGACTTTGATAAAAATTAAAGGTGTAGATAAGATAGTTTGTATAACAGATTCCATGTCTGCAACAGGTTTGGAAGAAGGAATATATAAATTAGGAGAATTTGATGTGAATGTTAAAGATGGTCAGGCAAGACTTGTTAGTAATAATGCACTGGCAGGAAGTATACTTACTATGGACAGAGCTTTTAGAAATTTAATTGATTTAGGTTATAGCGTAGTTGATGCTTTTAAAATGTGCTCCACTAATGCTGCTAAAGAATTTAAATTGAATACAGGACTTATAAGAGAGGGCTATGATGCCGATTTAGTAATTATGGACGAAGATTACAAAGTAGTTATGACCTTCGTAAAAGGAAAACTAAAATATGAACTTAAGTAAAATTTTATAATGTAGTTTATTAAAAAAATTTAAGATTTCTTTTATAATTAAATAGAGAAGTTTGCTTTAAATACATTCTAAAAATTTTTATTTATATAAAAACAGATGATATGTATACATCTGTTTTTTATTAATTGAAGGAGAATATGGTGCTAAAAAAATTGTTATCATATATAGGAGAATATAAAAAAATTTCCATAATAACTCCCATTCTAATCGCTATAGAAGTTATAATTGAAATTTCTATTCCTTTTTTAATGGCCTCTATTATTGATGAAGGGTTAAATAAAGGAAATGTGGAACATTTATTTTTTATGGGAATTATAACTCTAAGTCTAGCTATTATATCTATGATATTTGGTATAGTAGCTGGAAGATGTTCTGCAAAGGCAGCAACAGGTTTTGCAAAAAACATTAGAACTGCTCTATTTCATAAAATACAAGGCTTTTCCTTTGTAAATATAGATAAATTTTCTACAGCGGGTCTTATTACTAGATTTACAACAGATGTAGTAAACTTACAGGCTTCATATCAAATGGTTTTAAGAATTTTTGTAAGAGCTCCATTTATGATGATTTTTGCAAGCATGATGGCAGCATATATAAACTTAGAATTATCAATAATCTATGTAGGAGCTGTTATTTTTTTAGGACTTGTAATAAGTCTTATAATTTTTATTGTTCATCCCATTTTCAGAGCTGCTATAAGAAAATACGATCTTATAAACTCCAGACTTCAAGAAAATATTTCAGGAATGAGATTAGTAAAGGCGTATGTAAGAGAAGACTACGAGATAGAAAAATTTAAAGAAATAACCTCTGCCTTAAAAAATGGTTTGCTTAAGGGAGAAAGAATTGTAGTTTTTGTTTCTCCACTTATGCAATTTACTATGTATACTTGTATTCTTCTACTATCTTGGTTTGGAGCTAAAAAAATAATAATTGGTGATTTGACAACAGGTCAGCTAATGAGTCTATTTGTGTATACTTCAAATATTTTAATGAATTTACTAATGTTTGCAATGGTTTTAGTATCAGTAAGCTTTTCGAGAGTTTCGGCAGAGAGAATAGTTGAAGTTCTGAACGAAGAAGCTGAAATTAAAAATAGTGAAGAACCTATTTTTCATATTGAAAATGCTAATATAGAATTTAAAAATGTAAATTTTAGTTATACAAATAATATTGAATTATTAAATTTAAAAAATATTAATATAAAAATTTCTCAAGGAGAAACAATTGGAATTATAGGGGCAATAGGAAGCTCAAAATCTGCACTTGTCCAGCTAATACCTAGACTTTATGATGTTACTAGCGGAGAGATATTAATATCTGGAGAAAATGTTAAAAGATATGATATAAAGACATTAAGAGATAGTGTAGCAATGGTTTTACAAAAGAATATTCTTTTTTCCGGAACAATAAAAGAAAATCTATGTTGGGGAAATAAAAATGCAAGTGATGAAGACTTAATCTATGTTTCTAAAATAGCACAAATTGATGAATTTATACAAAGACTACCGGATAAATACAATAGTTATATTGAACAGGGAGGAGTAAATATATCTGGTGGGCAAAGACAAAGACTTTGCATAGCTAGGGCTCTTCTTAAAAATCCCAAAATTTTAATTTTAGATGATTCTACAAGTTCTCTTGATACTAAAACAGATAAAGCTCTAAGAGATTCTTTAAAAAATTTTTTGCCAAATATTACAAAAATTATAATTTCTCAAAGAATTTCATCTGTCAAGGATTCTGATAGAATAATAGTTTTGGATGATGGTGAAATAGTTGGTTTTGACTGCCATGAAGAGCTTTTAAAGAAAAATTCCATCTATAGAGAAATTTATGAATCTCAAATTGAAGGAGGAACTGAAAATGAATGAAAATAAAAAAATAAGTTCTTCAAGTCAAATAAAAGCAGTTTTGAGATTA of Fusobacterium russii ATCC 25533 contains these proteins:
- the yihA gene encoding ribosome biogenesis GTP-binding protein YihA/YsxC, whose protein sequence is MKIKKADFVKSAVYEKDYPEELNKLEFAFVGRSNVGKSSLINSLTSRLKLARTSKTPGRTQLINYFLINDEFYIVDLPGYGFAKVPKEMKKQWGQTMERYITSKRKKLIFVLLDIRRVPSDEDIEMLKWLEYNDMNYKIIFTKIDKLSNNERFRQLKEIRTRLVFENEDVLFHSSLTNKGREEILNFMENELSKELKNE
- a CDS encoding valine--tRNA ligase, with the protein product MNELDKNYSPNEIEEKWYRIWEDSKYFAASLDETKENYSIVIPPPNVTGILHMGHILNNSIQDTLVRYNRMTGKNTLWMPGCDHAGIATQNKVERKLAEQGLKKEDIGREKFIEMTWEWKEKYGGIITKQLRKLGASLDWDRERFTMDEGLSHAVRQIFVHLYNDGLIYQGEYMVNWCPSCGTALADDEVNHEEKDGHLWHLKYPVKDSDEYIVIATSRPETMLADVAVAVHPEDERYRHLVGKTLVLPLVGREIPIIADEYVEKEFGTGALKITPAHDPNDFNLGKKYKLPIINMLTPDGKITVDYPKYAGFDRFEARKVIEKDLEEQGYLVKKEHLHHAVGGCYRCETVIEPRISQQWFVRMQPLAEKALEVVRNGKIKIIPKRMEKIYYNWLENIRDWCISRQIWWGHRIPAWYGPDQKLFVAIDENEAKKQAKVHYGHEVELKQEEDVLDTWFSSALWPFSTMGWPEKTKELDLFYPTNTLVTGADIIFFWVARMIMFGLYELKQIPFKNVFFHGIVRDEIGRKMSKSLGNSPDPLDLIKEFGVDAIRFSMIYNTSQGQDVHFSTDLLGMGRNFANKIWNVARFVLMNLEDFDINSVDKNNLDFELVDKWIISKLNKAAKEVKEYLEKFELDNAAKSVYEFLRGDFCDWYVEIAKIRLYNNDEEKRISKLTAQYMLWTILEAGMRLLHPFMPFITEEIWQKIKVDGNTIMLQKYPVAEENLINSEIEKSFEYIKEVVSSLRNIRAEKGISPAKAAKVIIVSSNAEELDTLQKNELFIKKLANLESLTYGADIDAPSQSSLRVAGSSSVYMILTGLLNNEAEIKKINEQLAKLEKELEPVNRKLADEKFTSKAPQHIIDRELRIQKEYQDKIEKLKENLKSFQ
- the rdgB gene encoding RdgB/HAM1 family non-canonical purine NTP pyrophosphatase, with product MKIFLATGNSHKIDEIKAIFSEVKNIEILSIKDGLNIPNVIEDGKSFEENSQKKALEIAKFLNMITISDDSGLCVEALNGEPGVYSARYSEAGTDKANNEKLIKNLKGIGNRNAKFVSVISLAKPDGKVYSFYGEINGEIIDEARGDTGFGYDPHFYVEEYKKTLAEMPEIKNKISHRAKALEKLKQNLENILF
- the rph gene encoding ribonuclease PH, with protein sequence MLREDGRKLEQEREIKIAKGINIYAEGSVLIEAGNTKVICTASVSDRVPQFLRGSGKGWVTAEYSMLPRATNERNTREASKGKLGGRTVEIQRLIGRALRASIDLEKLGERLIIIDCDVIQADGGTRTASITGGFIALALAIKKLIAEGILTENPIISNVAAISVGRVNGELMSDLKYTEDFLAEVDMNVIMNKNGEFIEVQGTGEESTYTRKELNALLDLAQNSISRIIELQNKIIGE
- the nagA gene encoding N-acetylglucosamine-6-phosphate deacetylase — encoded protein: MEKILLKNAKIVMFNKIFNGDILLNNSKIEKIDEKIINKNYREVDLEGRYLGPAFIDVHIHGADGADAMDSTEVALRKISSYLVKEGTANFLATTLTSAKEDLKKVLKITGELQNQDIEGANIFGVHMEGPYFSVEYKGAQNEKYMKDAKISEIDEYLRIKEGLIKMFSISPHSEENLQAIKYLVSKGVVASVAHSTATYEEVEKAVSYGLSHATHTFNAMKGFTHREPGVVGAVFNFDEIMAEVIFDKFHVHPEAVRTLIKIKGVDKIVCITDSMSATGLEEGIYKLGEFDVNVKDGQARLVSNNALAGSILTMDRAFRNLIDLGYSVVDAFKMCSTNAAKEFKLNTGLIREGYDADLVIMDEDYKVVMTFVKGKLKYELK
- a CDS encoding ABC transporter ATP-binding protein, which produces MVLKKLLSYIGEYKKISIITPILIAIEVIIEISIPFLMASIIDEGLNKGNVEHLFFMGIITLSLAIISMIFGIVAGRCSAKAATGFAKNIRTALFHKIQGFSFVNIDKFSTAGLITRFTTDVVNLQASYQMVLRIFVRAPFMMIFASMMAAYINLELSIIYVGAVIFLGLVISLIIFIVHPIFRAAIRKYDLINSRLQENISGMRLVKAYVREDYEIEKFKEITSALKNGLLKGERIVVFVSPLMQFTMYTCILLLSWFGAKKIIIGDLTTGQLMSLFVYTSNILMNLLMFAMVLVSVSFSRVSAERIVEVLNEEAEIKNSEEPIFHIENANIEFKNVNFSYTNNIELLNLKNINIKISQGETIGIIGAIGSSKSALVQLIPRLYDVTSGEILISGENVKRYDIKTLRDSVAMVLQKNILFSGTIKENLCWGNKNASDEDLIYVSKIAQIDEFIQRLPDKYNSYIEQGGVNISGGQRQRLCIARALLKNPKILILDDSTSSLDTKTDKALRDSLKNFLPNITKIIISQRISSVKDSDRIIVLDDGEIVGFDCHEELLKKNSIYREIYESQIEGGTENE